Genomic DNA from Corticium candelabrum chromosome 5, ooCorCand1.1, whole genome shotgun sequence:
ataataaatttttacaGTCGtaataagtttaattaattaattgaaaaattAGCAAAGGCTTTGTCAGCAACACTAGATGTCAAACCAGACTATCTCGTAGTTCATTTATTTCTCACGTGTTGTTTTAGCTACTTGAGTTGAAGAGGCATACGTATAACTGTTTTGCTATATGTCTAGAGCGTCCCTGCTAAGGCTGTAAAAAGATTCAATAAATAACTTCTGGTCTCACACAAAATTTATGACCTTGACGTAAAATAATATTTAGCCgtaatcaataaaacaaaatgtGTCAGCTCTTCACCTGTTCACGTCATCTCTTAAAACACAATAATGTAAAGAAAGTTAGCCTTGCTTACACCACATAGAGCAGGTAAATATCAGGCCCGTAGACGGGGGAAGGAGTTCGGGAGGATTGAACGAAACGCCCGCGCTTAGCTGTGCATGTTCGCTTTCGATCGATCCAAAGTTGCTTGTTCCATCTTGGACTCCTTTACATCTACTGTGATGCAGAGGTTTGAAAAACACCGTATAAGTTCGTGTATGTTCTACAAAAACAATACAAAACGTCCTGTATGTGGTGCAGACAATCCCGTATGTGGTGCAAACGATCCCGTATGTGGTACCAATAGTCCCGTATGCGGTACTAATGGTCCCGTATGCGGTACCACTTCTCCGTGTAAGCTAAACCCATACGCAGACTCGGGTACTGTACCAATGTTAAATACAAAACATTTATGTTGTAATAGGTTGTCTTGAAATGCAATTTTTCTAGCAAACATCAAGCTAATCGTCAAGCTACAAACATACAATTCATTCAACTTGATAATGTCCAATTGTAGATACAATACCAATAGTGCAGTAACTAGTTTTGGTGCCCATTAATCAGccagctaattagctaaaataGCAAAATTTTGCAATATTTTCACACATTGCGCACCAGTTTCACATTCAGTATTTTGCATAAACGTGTTGCAAGTCTGTGTAGCAGTTTTCTGACACGTCCAACCTGTCTCCGAGTTTTCCTTTAATTGCCTCCTCTTCTTTTCTGTTAGTCAAAAGAAACTCGTCAGCTTCCCGAAGCCTCTGCACAATGTTTCCAAAACTCGGTCTTTCATAGCGATCAGGATTCCTGGCAACATACAACACAGTAGTATTGCACAACCAGGATCTATATATGTCTGTACACTCACCAACAATCAATCATGAGATGATAAAGGAAACGAGAACATCCCGGAGGGGGAGGAAGGCGATACCCATTCGCTATCTTCTTCATCAACTGCGCAGTAAAACAGTCATATAGATAAATACCTGCTATTTGTAAAAGTAATCTTGCGATTGCTTAGCTACGTATAGTCACCTCGTTGTTTTTCATTACACCGTAAGGACGTTGACCCACTGACCACACTTCGTAGAGGACAACTCCATAGCTCCACACGTCACTGGCAGACGAATATCGTTTATAATTCAAAGTCTGATAAAAAGACAGCAAAACGCATTACTTCACCCACCAAGTATCATACAATTGATTTATACCTCAAGAGCACACCATCTTATTGGGACTTTCCCGCCTTTTGTCACGTAGTAGTTGTCGTCAGACACGTCGCGTGTCATGCCAAAGTCTGCAATCTAGTCGTCAACATAACTTAAAATTCTATTAATTAGATAATTTTAGTTAATGTTTATGTACCTTGCAAGTCAGCTCTGAGTTCAGCAAAATGTTTCTTGCAGCCAAATCCTACATGTAGAAACAAAAATGTTATTTAACGTAAGTTGATTTTAACGTTATTGTTGTTAACATGCACTTACTCTGTGAATGAAAGACTTCCGTGCAAAATATTCCATTCCATTTGCGATATCACGACACATTTTCAGTAAGGTTTTGCTAAAGCTCGAAAGGCAACACTGTCCGCTACGCCtatcaaaacaaaacaaatagatagacaacgTGACATAAGATTTCCACGCCACACTTGCTGCGTACTTCAATCTCTGTTGTTCAAGATATTGCTTGAGATCACCATTTTCCATGTATTCCAAAACTAACATTGTctacacaaataaatattgtattaataaatattttataagaCCATCAGTAAGATTTAATACTGGAAATCCAACGGTCACAACGCCATGAAGACGAACGACGTTCTGATGATGAAATTGACCATTAATTGCTGCTTCACGAAGAAATTTGACGCGGTCATTGGCATTGGCTTCATTTGTCAGAGTCTTGACAGCCACAGCCAGCTTTTCTCTATCATTCTAGGGTCAATTGATTTAGCTAACACACTCACGTACGACATGAATTTTATCAAATTAGATCAAGCTTACCACTTTCCACACTGCTTTCTCTACAACGCCAAATTCTCTGCGCACAAACATGCAGTTTTAATGTCATTTCAACGTTCTCTTTTATGTTAATCACTTGTTTACCCTGATCCGATCGTCTTCCTGTTGGTGACGTCATTTCTATCGATCTTTCTAAATCGCCGTCCTTCGAGTTGACCGTAAAGTTCCCGTTCCGTGGAGGCTGGTTCCCAATattcatcatcattatcattgcTTGCACTCGGTGAAGTTGTAGATATCTGtgaatgtaaattttattatcgCTTACACCGTATCGTATACACTAATCGAGATGCTAACGTTTAGCTTCTTTGGGATGTCATCTGGAACAAGCAACCCAATCTGCGTGTCATATGACATATTCGAGAAACCAAGTGGCATTTTCTCTTGTCTCTcttttgtaaatttttctATAAGAGCGCAGGCTAGATATCCATCCTCACCTTCAAGCAAATCAGTTGGCGTTTGTGTTGGTTTCTTTATCATTGCTGTTGTAGGCTCACAATATTCGTCCACGTCCGTTGTTAATCCGCGCTTAGTAGACTGGACGCCTACTGTCGTGCCTCCATGAACAATGCTGTCTGCATTTGGAGTTGATGCTCGTCTTGGTTTCCTCATCATTGAAGTGGTAGGATCACAGTATACTTCTACGTCCATTGATGATCCCTGTTTAGTAAAATGAGCGCCTGTCGTTGTACCTTTATGAACAGAGCTACTTGCATTCTGGGTTGATGCTCTTGTTGGTTTCTTCATCATTGCTGTTGTAGGATCACAGTAGACACTTACGTCCATTGCTGATCCGCGTTTAGTAAAGTGAGCATGTGACTTTGTAGTATTCGCAACCACGCTGCCTGCGTATGGTCTTTCTAAGGTGAaaataaaatgaaaacatTGATTTCATAAACATTAGAGTGAAATCGTCAATCATGCAGCTACCTGCCAAATGTGAGTTAAATGTCTCGGACTCCATCTTGCTTGCTTTTCTTCTCCAGAAGAGAAGAGCAAGAATTACAGACACGATTAAAACAATAACTCCAATTGTAGCAGCAACTGCTGCGTACATTGTGGTATTTGAAGAACTCGATTTTGCTTCATTTGCTATTATATTCACGTTTAGATTTGCAGTCGGTTGTGTAGTTGTTTCACGAGTTGTGGCTAACGTTGACTGGATGGAATTGCTGACCCTAGAAATTTGTGTTGCGTGTATTTGTGACGTGAATTTACGTTCCGTGACCATAGCCTCTGTAGAACGACGAGGCAAGACAGGGAACAAAGTTGTTGAACGAATCGGTGTAGAAAGAGCGTCACCAGCGCGAGCAGTCGTTGTTCTTGACATACGGGTTGTTGATCTTGTAGCCTCTCTGGATTGTGTACTGACTTCAATAGTGTTTGGACGTGAAACGGTTGTGGGCACTGATGTAGTTGCAATTGATACAGACGGAGAAGTGGTGGTAGGCGATTGTGTGATACCTTCCACAGTAGTTGAAATAGGTTTTGATGTTGAACCGGATTGTGTTGAAAGTGACGCAGACAGGGTAGTTGTGGTAGGCAGTCGTGTACTGGGTTCAGCAGTAGTTGGTCGTGAGGTAGTTGTTGATACTGACGTAGTTGCTTGTGCTCTACTGGATTCAGACTTAGAAACTCTGGTCGGTAATTGTGTGTTGCCTTCAGCAGTAGTTGATAATGATACAGTTGTTGGCGCTGATTGCGTTGTAATTGAAGCAGACGTAGAAGTGGTGGTAGGCAATTGTGTGCTGCCTTCAGCAGTAGTTGACAATGATACGGTTGTTGGTGCTGACGTAGATTGCGTTGTAATCGGAGCAGACGTGGAAACTGTAGTAAACACTAACTGTGTGCTGCCTTCAGCAGTAGTCGGTGATACAACTGTCGTTGCTACTGACGTCGATTGCGTTGTAATTGAGGCAGACGTGGTGGGATTTCTGGTTGTAGAACGATCCGTAGTGGCTGCAACAGTGGTTGACGGTGCGGTAGATATTTGCACTGAAGATACTAGGAAACAGCAAGATTTCTCTCTactttacaatacaataattagtaCAAGTTTATACCAATAGTAGTAGGAGGGTTGGTAGTCGGGGCTGATGTTTCACAAACGTAGTAAtactcatcatcatcatcatcacactCCTTATAGTCCCATTTACCGTTTTTACCACGCATTATTACGCATTCGTCGTCGTcgcgtcgtcgtcgtcgtcgatcATCGTTATCCCAACGTTTGTATGAAATATTTGTACCATCACTCCAAAATTTGCTTGACCTATCTTTGTTTATTCCAATCCAAACGTTCTCCCTGTTGTTGCTTCCTTCTATGTCATACACCAGAGTATTTTCACTGAATGACCCGATAGATACGAGATGTCCGCCTCTATTGACACAATCAGCTTCAGCATTATCCCACGTTTTCTTCGTATTGAAACGGCGATAGCAACTACTTCCACTGAGAGTCCATCCTGACGAACAACTTGAAACTTCTACTCACAAATTGTGTTACAACGGTGAAACAACCAATCCTACACGAAATGTTTTCTGATCTAGCGCTAATcagtgcgcatgcatgtgcataggAAATAAGGTAATCGTTTCTGTCGTTGGTGTCATTGTTCCACAAGAAACCGACACATTATAGAGATGTAGGCGTCAGAGAGAGGTGTAATCGCCATCAATTAAATCTTGAAAATAGACTTAGAAGAGCCCTCTATCTAGGAACGTACTGCATGGTGCTTAGCCAAAAACTTAATTCGAAGGCCAGTATTGAACAAGGTTGGGGATGCGTTGGCTATATCGACTCGAGACTATCCTCTTGTTCTCGGTAAGACTTACAGCCGATAGACACGTTACAGCTTTGTTTCTCTCGAAAACTGCTGCGCGGCGTTTGCAAACGTTGTGTTTGCGCGTAATCTATATACGGAGAAGGACAACTCATACAATAGAAGACTTGAAAAGAACTATTTATAGTCTGTGCATGCCTAGACAATCAGATTCAGTGCATGCACACGGGTATACGTGCATGTCTCTAGGATCTCTaaagtttcttgtttgtgGTCGCAATTTGCTAGCAAACTATCAGCAGTTGCAACGAGCAGCTCTCGAGTAGCTTTCTACTGGTTGAAAGCTCAAAGGGGTACATCACGTGAAGCGCAATCTTGCAAGTCGCAGCAGAAACACATGTCTATATAGATCACTAGTACAAGATTGCAAATACTTACACATCGCAACAAATTTTTAGCCGCGAAACGGTAACAACTAATCGATCTCCGCTCTACCTACGCAATACAGACTCTCCCCAGCACAATCATGCATGCAATACGTAGAAATGCACAAATGTGACTAACCAGGCAACGTGTGTAGAGTGAGAGCAACCAAGACAACCAGAGCGTTTGCTGCCGCAGGACTCATGACTCTTAACTCTCAGATGCAGTACAATCACCTGATCGTCTATTTAGAGACTAGAGTTCTGATCATTAGTGTGATTGCAATGCAGCTAATTATGAAAGCTCGTGACAAAGTTAACACATGCATAACAATCAAATGCCCCACACCATCGTCTATCTAAAGAATGGAGTACTAATCATTAGTGTGATTGCAATGCAGCTAATTATGAAATCTCGTGACAAAGTTAACACATGCATAACAATCAAATGCCCCACACCATCGTCTATTTAAAGAATGGAGTACTAATCATTAGTGTGATTGCAATGCAGCTAATTATGAAATCTCGTGACAAAGTTAACACATGCATAACAATCAAATGCCCCACACCATCGTCTATTTAAAGAATGGAGTACTAATCATTAATGTGATTGCAATGCAGCTAATTATGAAATCTCGTGACAAAGTTAACACATGCATAACAATCAAATGCCTCACACGATCGTCTATTTAAAAACTTGAGTTCTAATCATTAGTGTGATTGCAATGCAGCTAATTATGAAATCCCGTGACAAAGTTAACACATGCATAACAATCAAATGCCTTTATAGAAGCTACAGAAAATGCTACTTGTTttaaatacatacaacatctaggtaattagttaattagcaCGTATACATTTATGTAACTTTATTAACTCGAGTCGAACCTCTGTAATAATAAACGGACAATCgaaatgcagcgcatgcgctcattctTATCACTGGTGTCAATTAGCGTGCCAGTCGGTGTAATCGTGATTTGCATGCTATCGAATACCTACCTAACTAATTGTCGACATCTTACTTGGCAGTCATGTATTCAGTCCCCTTCCTACTCAATTCATcggcgtagcgtcgggggTGGAGCTGGGGTGGGACTGGGGTGGGGCTGGGGTGAGGTTGGGGTGGGTCTGGGGTGAGGTTGGGGTGGGTCTGGGGTGGGTCTAGGGTGGGGGTGAGGGCTGGGGTGGGGGTGAGGTGGGGTGGAGGATGAGGTGGGGTTGGGGCTGGGGTGGGGACTGGGGTGGGGGTGGAGGCTGGGGAGTCTATagccccaaacattttgggcgtgtcactttgcttcaagcaaaactatcattttaagttactaaacagtgacagttctcttaatctcagagtagttACTGGGTATGTTGACGAGCGACGACGACGCTAACTATATCTctgtgacaatacacatcataaTTTCAGcatgataaaaccagtgtcaAGAAGTAGTGGACACTTAAGGAGAATGGAATTTCTtgcggctccgctacctaatgattggcttgcactccacggtactttctccacaaaTATATtctatctattaattaaaaactaactatagctagacctatattgctcgctagattacgaaatgctaaaattggtcaacgtcgtttgcactgaattggtcttctagattctattgtcatcgagatgccatttaattttgacgatcgcagcaagccatgaaaacctttttggcaCAGAcggtaacagtgtttccactcctttatacgcacactgacggtaCTCAGTCCCATTCCCAtagtttatttgtaacctaaaattgatactaatttacttagatgtctacaaactgcgaggtagaaaagtagaaatgggcgtggtttgtgTGAgatatgggcgtggtttgtgGCCTGATTTAGCAGCCCCCAAACTTAAGGACCACGCTACGCTGGTGCTCAATTCATTGGCTGCGTAATGAGATTCAAAGTAGACGAACGCTTTCTAGCCTGCACTCAGTGCATCGAATGATTACCCTATAGACATGGCTACAACAAAGGCTCCCGTTCAGGTAGGCTTTCCAAGCTTGATTCCGATTGGTTCATTTCGATCCTAGCTCCTCGATCCTCCTCGATCCTGCTGCTGCACGCAATACTGGCCACATCTTGTCAGGCTCTGGGCGGTTGCTGTCTAGCTAGACAACGattgttagtctgtccataCAAGTAAACACGTGCACTCTCAGTCTAATTGTCTAATAGGCGTCACTGCATCATGCATAAGTGCAATGCGCATCGATTGCTAgagcttgtatatatatatatatatatatatatatatatatatatatatatatatatatatataaaggaacGCTTTTGTCTTCCAAAAGGgtaaagaaagagaaagaaatagaaaaaaatCCATCTCTCCAAATGATGTAAACATAATGACTTTTACCGGATAGTAGAATTTACAACTATTTTTATGTGCCTCGGAATTCTAATACTTTGCTCGCGTCCTCCCTGTACTTGATTTCTCTCGTTCAAGATCAATACTTATTAAACTGCAGCCCACTGATTAAACTGCAGCCCACTGACGTAAAGAAAGATAATTCGCACGCTGTTCAGTCAGCTAAAAGCAACTGCATTGGGTTTCCTTATGTTTCGAATGTTCATTAGTGCAGTGATTCTCAACGggtttttaattaaagtaattcttattcaaattgtatttctgttgatgGTCTGAGTTGTTCAACACAAACATTAAGTTTGAAAGGAATTGAATGTTATCTTCATGTAACACCAGAGCTCCGATTATTTGAAATTGGCCAATAAGCATGGACATATCTGATCACTACTTCTACAAATGTGCAGTTTTTGAAGTAAAACTGCATATAAAAAATTGTATTAGTCGTGGAAGTATTTTGAAATGGTTttaatagttgatattaatatcccCATCTATACTAGTTATTTGGATGTCACTTTGGCTGTAAAGTGCTATAATGAATTACAATGTCTTCAAGTGGCTAGTAGAGATGGCTTTCAATCATAATAGTTCTAATTCAAATTGTATTACTATTGATGATATAATTTGTTCAACACaaatattaagtttgaaaGTAATTGAATTTTATCTTCATGTAACACTAGTGCTCCGATTATTTGAAATTGGCCCATAAGTATGAACATAACTGATCATGCACTCTTTTTCTGCAAATGTGCAGTTTTTGAAGTAAAATGCACATACAAACCTGTACTAGTCGtgaaaatatttaaaatagtttgaatatttaatattaatatctccATCTATAAATATAGTTACATCTTTGGATGTCACTTTGACTGCTAGTATATTACAATACATGTCTTCAAGTGGCTGATATAGAAATGGCTTATAATTACAATGGTTGTAATTTAAATCGTATTTCTAGTGATGACATGCATCATAACATTGAGCGATCTTTcgtgtgaagccaactgtggtgtgagcacccgaagtctcacagTTACGTCACAACCGATACTGCTTACGGCCCAAGTCAAAGGGCAGGTACTCATATATACTCCTAAGTCGATATCAAAAGGAGGGGCTGGTTGCGcgagaccacacacacacacacacacacacacacacacacacacacacacacacacacacacacacacacacacacacacacacacacacacacacacacacacacacacacacacacacacacacatgcacacacacacacacacacacacacacacacatgcacacacacacacacacacacacacacacacgcacacacacacacacacacacacacacacacacacacacacacacacacacacacacacacacaatcagaaTAAGTATTACTGGTTTTATATTACGGCATTGCTAACACAGTGATGTAAAAATCGTAACACATGTAACTGCTAGTTGCTACCCCATGCAGCATGCACGTCACATGTTGTAAATGACGTTCTCTGACTCACGTGCCGTCGGTCTCTCTAACAGATCTGCTGATTGATAGAGTGTAATAATCTTGCCAGATCTCGAATCTTTACGAGACGCAGCCATTGAAAAATTTTCAGTCATCAGATTTCGCAAAGCATTGGTACTATACAGTGGATTCAACTGCATATCGTCTGATGTCTTTACATCCATTGTATTTGACGCGTTGCTCTCTTTATGTTTCCTATTTAATGAAATTGCTGTAAGTTCCACGTCATTTGCCCACCAACTTTTAGTGAAGAAAACCCTTGAAATTGTAGAATTAACTACAACACCGTTTTCATATGATTTGTCTAAATATTATAGAACAGAATCagataataataaaaaaaacaATTGAATACCTGCCACATGTTCATGTGATCGAATTGTTTTAGCATCCGACTTTCCTGCTCTTCTTCTCCagaaaacaaagacagaaattACAGACACGATTAAAACAATAACTCCAATTGCAGCACCAACTGCTGCGTATATTGTGGTGTTTGAAGAACTCGATTTTGCTTCATTTGCTATTATATTCACGTTTAGATTTGCAGTCGGTTGCGTCGTTGTTTCACGAGTTTTTGTTGACGTTGACTGGAAGGAATTGGTGGCCCTagaaatttgtgttgtgtgtatttgtgacTCGAATTTACGTTTCGTGACCACAGCCTTTGTAAAACCACGAGGCAAGACAGGCAACGAAGGTGTTGAACG
This window encodes:
- the LOC134179265 gene encoding uncharacterized protein LOC134179265 — protein: MSPAAANALVVLVALTLHTLPEVSSCSSGWTLSGSSCYRRFNTKKTWDNAEADCVNRGGHLVSIGSFSENTLVYDIEGSNNRENVWIGINKDRSSKFWSDGTNISYKRWDNDDRRRRRRDDDECVIMRGKNGKWDYKECDDDDDEYYYVCETSAPTTNPPTTIVSSVQISTAPSTTVAATTDRSTTRNPTTSASITTQSTSVATTVVSPTTAEGSTQLVFTTVSTSAPITTQSTSAPTTVSLSTTAEGSTQLPTTTSTSASITTQSAPTTVSLSTTAEGNTQLPTRVSKSESSRAQATTSVSTTTSRPTTAEPSTRLPTTTTLSASLSTQSGSTSKPISTTVEGITQSPTTTSPSVSIATTSVPTTVSRPNTIEVSTQSREATRSTTRMSRTTTARAGDALSTPIRSTTLFPVLPRRSTEAMVTERKFTSQIHATQISRVSNSIQSTLATTRETTTQPTANLNVNIIANEAKSSSSNTTMYAAVAATIGVIVLIVSVILALLFWRRKASKMESETFNSHLAERPYAGSVVANTTKSHAHFTKRGSAMDVSVYCDPTTAMMKKPTRASTQNASSSVHKGTTTGAHFTKQGSSMDVEVYCDPTTSMMRKPRRASTPNADSIVHGGTTVGVQSTKRGLTTDVDEYCEPTTAMIKKPTQTPTDLLEGEDGYLACALIEKFTKERQEKMPLGFSNMSYDTQIGLLVPDDIPKKLNISTTSPSASNDNDDEYWEPASTERELYGQLEGRRFRKIDRNDVTNRKTIGSGEFGVVEKAVWKVNDREKLAVAVKTLTNEANANDRVKFLREAAINGQFHHQNVVRLHGVVTVGFPTMLVLEYMENGDLKQYLEQQRLKRSGQCCLSSFSKTLLKMCRDIANGMEYFARKSFIHRDLAARNILLNSELTCKIADFGMTRDVSDDNYYVTKGGKVPIRWCALETLNYKRYSSASDVWSYGVVLYEVWSVGQRPYGVMKNNELMKKIANGYRLPPPPGCSRFLYHLMIDCWNPDRYERPSFGNIVQRLREADEFLLTNRKEEEAIKGKLGDRLDVSENCYTDLQHVYAKY